The following are encoded in a window of Paracoccus seriniphilus genomic DNA:
- a CDS encoding GcvT family protein: MALPPKKARVVIVGGGVIGCSVAYHLTKLGWTDVVLLERKQLTSGTTWHAAGLIAQLRASQNMTRLAKYSQELYGSLEEETGVATGFRRNGSITVALSDERSEEILRQASMARAFGVEVEEISPSELLSRYPHVNIEGVKTAVYLDKDGQGDPANIALAMAKGARQRGAKVLERTKVTGFQLEGRRITGVSWQTDEAEGTIACDHVVNCSGMWGHEVGRQMGINVPLHACEHFYIVTDAVPDLQQLPVLRVPEECAYYKEDAGKILLGAFEPVAKPWAMKGIPEDFEFDQLPEDFDHFEPILEMAVNRLPILAETGIHTFFNGPESFTPDDAYHLGLAPEMDNVWVAAGFNSIGIQSAGGAGMALASWMDTGEKPFDLGDVDIARMQPFQGNKTYLFERSKETLGLLYADHFPYRQKATARGIRRSPLHEALKAEGAVMGELAGWERANWFADPGQKAEYEYSWKRQNWFDNAAREHKAIRENVGIYDMSSFGKIRVEGPDAEDFLNYISGSDLSVPVGKIVYSQFLNASAGIEADVTINRLSETAYLVVTPAATRQADQAWMRRHIGDRRVTLTDMTAAEAVICVMGPQSRALLQRVSPNDFSNAVNPFGTWQDIEIGMAVARAHRVTYVGELGWEIYVSTDMAAHVFEVLREAGREMDAKLCGLHMMDSCRLEKGFRHFGHDISAEDHILEAGLGFALKKNDKDYIGRDAVLRKREAGLQTRLVQFMLTDPEPLLYHAEPILRDGRIVGYLSSGGYGHHLGAALGMGYVPCAGESVQDLLASEYQIEVAGRRIAAEASLKPFYDPKSELVKL; the protein is encoded by the coding sequence AGCACGCGTCGTCATTGTCGGTGGTGGGGTGATCGGGTGTTCGGTCGCCTATCACCTGACAAAACTGGGTTGGACCGATGTCGTGCTGCTGGAACGCAAGCAACTGACCTCGGGCACAACATGGCATGCGGCAGGGTTGATCGCACAGCTTCGCGCCTCTCAGAACATGACGCGCCTGGCGAAATACAGTCAGGAGCTTTACGGCAGCCTGGAAGAGGAAACCGGTGTGGCTACGGGATTTCGCCGCAATGGCTCGATCACCGTGGCGCTGTCGGATGAGCGCAGCGAAGAGATTCTGCGGCAGGCCTCGATGGCGCGCGCCTTCGGTGTCGAGGTCGAAGAGATCAGCCCGAGCGAACTGCTGTCGCGCTATCCGCATGTGAATATCGAGGGCGTGAAGACGGCGGTCTATCTGGACAAGGACGGGCAGGGGGACCCGGCCAATATCGCGCTGGCCATGGCCAAGGGCGCAAGACAGCGCGGTGCCAAGGTGCTGGAACGCACCAAGGTCACGGGTTTCCAGCTCGAAGGCCGCCGCATCACCGGCGTGTCCTGGCAGACCGATGAGGCCGAGGGCACCATTGCCTGCGATCACGTGGTGAACTGTTCGGGCATGTGGGGCCATGAGGTCGGCCGCCAGATGGGCATCAATGTGCCGCTGCATGCCTGCGAGCATTTCTACATCGTCACCGATGCCGTTCCCGACCTGCAGCAATTGCCGGTCCTGCGTGTCCCCGAGGAATGCGCCTATTACAAGGAAGACGCGGGCAAGATCCTGCTGGGTGCCTTTGAGCCGGTGGCAAAGCCATGGGCGATGAAGGGCATCCCCGAGGATTTCGAATTCGATCAGCTGCCCGAGGATTTCGACCATTTCGAGCCGATCCTTGAAATGGCCGTCAACCGACTGCCGATCCTTGCGGAAACCGGCATCCACACTTTCTTCAACGGGCCTGAAAGTTTCACGCCAGATGATGCCTATCACCTTGGCCTTGCGCCCGAGATGGACAATGTCTGGGTTGCGGCGGGTTTCAACTCGATCGGCATCCAGTCGGCCGGTGGCGCGGGGATGGCGCTGGCGTCATGGATGGATACCGGCGAAAAACCCTTTGATCTGGGCGATGTCGATATCGCGCGGATGCAACCTTTCCAGGGCAACAAGACCTATCTCTTCGAACGGTCCAAGGAAACGCTGGGGCTTCTCTATGCCGATCACTTCCCTTATCGGCAAAAGGCCACGGCGCGCGGGATTCGCCGTTCTCCCCTGCATGAGGCCCTGAAGGCCGAAGGTGCCGTCATGGGTGAACTGGCCGGATGGGAGCGCGCCAACTGGTTCGCAGATCCGGGTCAGAAGGCGGAATATGAATATTCCTGGAAACGCCAGAACTGGTTCGACAATGCTGCGCGCGAACACAAGGCGATCCGCGAGAATGTCGGCATCTATGACATGTCTTCCTTTGGCAAGATCAGGGTCGAAGGCCCGGATGCCGAGGACTTCCTGAACTACATTTCCGGCAGTGACCTGTCCGTGCCGGTGGGCAAGATCGTCTATAGCCAGTTCCTGAACGCCTCGGCGGGGATCGAGGCCGATGTGACCATCAACCGGCTGTCGGAAACCGCCTATCTGGTGGTGACGCCCGCTGCGACCCGGCAGGCCGATCAGGCCTGGATGCGCCGCCATATTGGTGATCGCCGTGTCACCTTGACCGACATGACTGCCGCCGAAGCGGTGATCTGTGTCATGGGTCCGCAATCGCGGGCGTTGCTTCAGCGCGTGTCGCCCAACGACTTCTCGAATGCCGTGAATCCCTTTGGTACATGGCAGGATATCGAAATCGGCATGGCCGTCGCCCGCGCCCATCGCGTGACCTATGTCGGAGAGCTTGGCTGGGAGATCTATGTTTCCACCGATATGGCTGCCCATGTCTTCGAGGTTCTGCGCGAAGCCGGACGCGAGATGGACGCCAAGCTTTGCGGTCTGCACATGATGGACAGCTGCAGGCTGGAAAAGGGCTTTCGCCACTTCGGGCATGACATCTCGGCCGAGGATCACATCCTTGAGGCCGGACTGGGCTTTGCCCTGAAGAAGAACGACAAGGATTACATCGGTCGCGACGCCGTGCTGCGCAAACGCGAGGCAGGTCTGCAGACCCGACTGGTGCAATTCATGCTGACCGATCCCGAACCGCTGCTGTATCATGCCGAACCGATCCTGCGCGATGGCCGGATTGTCGGCTATCTCAGCTCGGGCGGATACGGGCATCATCTGGGGGCGGCATTGGGGATGGGCTATGTGCCCTGTGCCGGTGAAAGCGTGCAGGATCTGCTGGCCTCGGAATATCAGATCGAAGTCGCCGGGCGCAGGATCGCGGCCGAAGCCTCGTTGAAACCCTTCTATGACCCGAAATCCGAACTGGTGAAGTTGTGA
- a CDS encoding electron transfer flavoprotein subunit beta/FixA family protein, producing the protein MKILVPVKRVIDYNVKVKVRADGSGVDLANVKMSMNPFDEISVEAAIRLKEAGTASEIVVVSVGDKKSVETLRTALAMGADRGILVEAAEATEVEPLAVAKILKAVIDEEQPQLVIAGKQAIDNDMNATGQMLAALLGWGQATFASEMEVKDGKALVTREVDGGLQKIEVSLPAIVTTDLRLNEPRYASLPNIMKAKKKPVAEKTAADYGVDTAPRLKVVATEEPPARAAGVRVGSVGELVEKLKETGVV; encoded by the coding sequence ATGAAGATATTGGTCCCCGTCAAACGCGTCATTGATTACAACGTGAAGGTCAAGGTCCGGGCCGATGGTTCCGGCGTGGATCTGGCGAATGTCAAGATGTCGATGAACCCCTTTGACGAAATTTCGGTCGAGGCCGCGATCCGGTTGAAAGAGGCCGGAACAGCCTCGGAGATTGTCGTCGTATCGGTGGGCGACAAGAAATCGGTCGAAACCCTGCGCACCGCGCTGGCCATGGGGGCCGACCGCGGCATCCTGGTCGAAGCTGCCGAAGCCACCGAGGTCGAGCCTCTGGCCGTGGCCAAGATCCTCAAAGCGGTGATTGACGAGGAACAGCCGCAGCTGGTCATCGCCGGCAAGCAGGCCATCGACAATGACATGAACGCGACCGGCCAGATGCTGGCGGCGCTGCTGGGTTGGGGTCAGGCGACCTTTGCCTCGGAAATGGAGGTCAAGGACGGCAAGGCGCTGGTCACGCGCGAGGTTGACGGCGGTTTGCAAAAGATCGAGGTATCCTTGCCCGCCATTGTCACCACCGATCTGCGTCTGAACGAGCCGCGCTATGCCAGCCTGCCCAATATCATGAAGGCCAAGAAAAAACCTGTCGCGGAAAAGACGGCGGCGGACTATGGGGTCGATACAGCCCCGCGTCTGAAGGTGGTCGCGACCGAGGAACCCCCCGCCCGTGCCGCAGGGGTCAGGGTTGGCTCGGTCGGTGAACTTGTCGAGAAACTCAAGGAAACGGGGGTGGTTTGA
- a CDS encoding electron transfer flavoprotein subunit alpha/FixB family protein, with amino-acid sequence MSILLIAEVAGGALALDATAKAATAAAKLGSVTALVCGPAAAAQAAAEIAGIDRVLVCEDAAVANGLAENVAALVLQQAQGVTHIVAPATNSGRNVLPRVAALLDAMVITDVTEILDAQTFKRPIYAGNAIQTVQSTDAVKILSVRTAAFEPAASGNAAPVEQVTLADPLALSSHVEDMVVKSDRPELASAEVVVSGGRGVGSQEDFALINGLADKLGAAVGASRAAVDSGYAPNDYQVGQTGKVVAPNLYVAVGISGAIQHLAGMKDSKIIVAINKDEEAPIFQVADYGLVADLFDAVPELTGTL; translated from the coding sequence ATGTCCATTCTTCTGATTGCCGAGGTTGCTGGGGGCGCACTGGCGCTGGATGCAACGGCCAAGGCCGCGACGGCAGCGGCGAAACTGGGTTCGGTCACGGCGCTGGTCTGCGGACCCGCCGCCGCCGCACAGGCCGCGGCAGAGATCGCCGGTATCGACAGGGTGCTGGTCTGCGAGGATGCAGCCGTCGCCAATGGCCTGGCGGAAAATGTCGCGGCCCTGGTGCTGCAACAGGCACAGGGCGTGACCCATATCGTCGCCCCGGCGACCAATTCCGGCAGGAACGTGCTGCCCCGCGTGGCGGCGCTGCTGGATGCGATGGTGATCACGGATGTCACGGAAATCCTTGATGCACAGACCTTCAAGCGCCCGATCTATGCCGGCAACGCCATCCAGACGGTGCAATCCACGGATGCGGTCAAGATCCTGTCGGTGCGCACGGCGGCCTTCGAGCCTGCCGCTTCCGGCAATGCCGCACCGGTCGAACAGGTGACGCTGGCCGATCCGCTGGCCCTGTCGAGCCATGTCGAGGATATGGTCGTCAAGAGCGACCGGCCCGAACTGGCTTCGGCCGAGGTGGTCGTCTCGGGTGGACGCGGTGTCGGCTCGCAAGAGGATTTCGCGCTGATCAACGGGCTGGCCGACAAGCTGGGTGCCGCCGTCGGTGCCTCGCGCGCGGCGGTCGATTCCGGCTATGCGCCCAATGACTATCAGGTCGGGCAGACCGGCAAGGTGGTGGCGCCCAATCTCTATGTGGCGGTTGGCATTTCCGGCGCGATCCAGCATCTGGCAGGCATGAAGGACAGCAAGATCATCGTCGCCATCAACAAGGACGAAGAAGCCCCGATCTTCCAGGTCGCCGATTACGGACTTGTCGCGGATCTGTTCGATGCCGTGCCCGAACTGACAGGGACACTGTAA
- the folD gene encoding bifunctional methylenetetrahydrofolate dehydrogenase/methenyltetrahydrofolate cyclohydrolase FolD, which translates to MTAELIDGKAYAETVRARVRDRVAALHADTGLTPGLAVVLVGQDPASEVYVRSKGRQAVDAGMKSFEHRLPADTAEAELLDLIARLNDDPHVHGILVQLPLPPHLDARAVINAISPTKDVDGFHISNVGMVGTGQDAIVPCTPLGCMIMLRQYHDDFRGKTALVIGHSNIVGKPMARLLLNADCTVMIAHKSSTNIPELARLADIIVVAAGVPGLVRAEWIKPGATVIDVGINRIQRAGKPALVGDVDFDNVRKVAGAITPVPGGVGPMTIACLLVNTLSAFCHQHDLPDLPLLLDEQDPS; encoded by the coding sequence ATGACCGCCGAGTTGATCGACGGCAAGGCCTATGCAGAGACGGTTCGCGCCCGTGTGCGCGACCGCGTTGCCGCATTGCACGCCGATACCGGTTTGACGCCGGGGCTGGCGGTGGTGCTGGTCGGGCAGGATCCGGCCTCCGAGGTCTATGTCCGTTCCAAGGGACGTCAGGCGGTTGATGCGGGGATGAAATCCTTCGAACATCGTCTGCCTGCCGACACTGCGGAAGCCGAGCTTCTGGACCTGATAGCCCGGCTGAATGACGATCCGCATGTGCATGGCATCCTGGTGCAATTGCCGCTGCCGCCACATCTGGATGCCCGTGCCGTCATCAACGCGATTTCACCCACCAAGGATGTGGACGGGTTCCATATCTCTAACGTGGGGATGGTGGGGACCGGGCAGGATGCAATCGTGCCCTGCACCCCACTTGGCTGCATGATCATGCTGCGCCAGTATCATGACGATTTCCGGGGCAAGACCGCGCTGGTGATCGGCCATTCCAATATCGTCGGCAAACCGATGGCGCGATTGCTGCTGAATGCCGATTGCACGGTGATGATCGCGCATAAATCCTCGACCAATATCCCCGAACTGGCGCGTCTGGCCGATATCATTGTGGTGGCGGCCGGGGTGCCGGGACTGGTGCGGGCGGAATGGATCAAGCCCGGCGCGACCGTCATCGATGTCGGCATCAACCGCATCCAGCGCGCTGGCAAGCCGGCTTTGGTCGGCGATGTCGATTTCGACAATGTGCGCAAGGTCGCCGGGGCGATCACGCCGGTTCCCGGTGGCGTCGGCCCGATGACCATCGCCTGCCTGCTGGTCAATACGCTCAGCGCCTTTTGCCACCAGCACGACCTGCCCGATCTGCCGCTTCTTCTTGATGAACAGGATCCCTCATGA
- the purU gene encoding formyltetrahydrofolate deformylase, with product MTTYCLTVTCPSQRGIVAAISSFLADHGCNITDSSQFDDQETGQFFMRVSFVLEEETDLASLSQAFEAVSAKFAMTFQFHDEARKMRVVIMVSRFGHCLNDLLYRVKIGALPVEIVAVISNHMDYQKVVVNADIPFHCIKVTKENKPQAEAAIMKVVEDTEAELIVLARYMQILSDEMCQKMSGRIINIHHSFLPSFKGANPYKQAYERGVKLIGATSHYVTADLDEGPIIEQDIVRVTHAQSASDYVSLGRDVESQVLARAIHAHAHHRVFLNGNKTVVFPASPGSFSSERMG from the coding sequence ATGACCACATACTGCCTAACTGTCACCTGCCCCTCGCAACGCGGGATCGTGGCCGCGATTTCCTCTTTTCTGGCCGATCATGGCTGCAATATCACCGACAGCAGCCAGTTCGACGATCAGGAAACCGGGCAATTCTTCATGCGCGTCAGCTTCGTGCTGGAAGAAGAGACCGATCTGGCCAGCCTGTCGCAGGCATTTGAAGCCGTTTCGGCGAAATTCGCGATGACCTTCCAGTTCCATGACGAGGCCCGCAAGATGCGCGTGGTGATCATGGTCAGCCGTTTCGGGCATTGCCTGAACGACCTGCTGTACCGGGTTAAGATCGGTGCGCTGCCGGTGGAAATCGTCGCGGTGATTTCCAACCATATGGATTACCAGAAGGTGGTGGTGAATGCCGATATTCCCTTCCACTGCATCAAGGTGACCAAGGAAAACAAGCCCCAGGCAGAGGCCGCGATCATGAAGGTGGTCGAGGATACAGAGGCCGAGCTGATCGTTCTGGCACGCTACATGCAGATCCTCTCGGATGAGATGTGCCAGAAGATGTCGGGCCGGATCATCAATATCCACCATTCCTTCCTGCCCAGCTTCAAGGGCGCCAATCCCTACAAGCAGGCCTATGAGCGCGGTGTGAAGCTGATCGGCGCGACAAGCCACTACGTGACCGCCGACCTGGACGAAGGCCCGATCATCGAACAGGACATCGTGCGTGTGACCCATGCCCAGAGCGCCTCGGATTACGTCAGTCTTGGCCGTGATGTCGAAAGCCAGGTGCTGGCGCGTGCCATCCACGCCCATGCCCATCATCGCGTGTTCCTGAACGGCAACAAGACCGTTGTCTTCCCGGCCTCGCCCGGGTCCTTCTCCAGCGAGCGGATGGGATAA
- the xsc gene encoding sulfoacetaldehyde acetyltransferase: MKMTTEEAFVKVLQMHGIEHAFGIIGSAMMPVSDLFPKAGIQFWDCAHETNAGLMADGFTRSTGKMSMAIAQNGPGVTGFVTPVKTAYWNHTPLLLVTPQAANKTIGQGGFQEMEQMRLFADCVCYQEEVRDPSRIPEVLNRVIMQAWRNSAPAQMNIPRDMWTQVIDVELPQVVSFERPAGGETAVSEAAKLLSEAKFPVILSGAGVVLSGAIPDLVKLAERLDAPVCSNYQHNDSFPGSHPLAMGPLGYNGSKAGMEIIAKADVVLALGTRLNPFSTLPGYGIDYWPKDAKIIQVDINADRIGLTKKVTVGIQGDAAKVARGIMSQLAPTAGDDGRQERRDLVAQTKSRWAQELSSLDHEDDDPGTEWNAGARERDKDLMSPRQAWRAIMQAVPKEAIVSSDIGNNCAIGNAYPSFEAGRKYLAPGLFGPCGYGFPAILGAKIGNPDTPVIGFAGDGAFGISMNEMTACGRDDWPAITMVIFRNYQWGAEKRNTTLWYDNNFVGTELDRDTSYAGIARACGVNGVQVRGAEELTHALHEAVERQMKEGQTTFIEVLLNQELGEPFRRDAMKKPVVVAGIDPADMRPQKGAA, translated from the coding sequence ATGAAGATGACGACTGAAGAAGCATTTGTGAAGGTTTTGCAGATGCACGGGATTGAGCATGCCTTTGGGATCATTGGCTCGGCGATGATGCCGGTCAGCGATCTTTTTCCGAAGGCGGGGATCCAGTTCTGGGACTGCGCGCATGAGACCAATGCCGGTCTGATGGCGGATGGTTTCACGCGTTCGACGGGCAAGATGTCGATGGCGATCGCGCAGAACGGACCGGGCGTGACCGGTTTCGTGACGCCGGTCAAGACCGCCTATTGGAACCATACGCCGCTGCTGCTGGTCACGCCGCAGGCGGCCAACAAGACCATCGGCCAGGGCGGTTTCCAGGAAATGGAGCAGATGCGGCTGTTTGCCGATTGCGTCTGCTATCAGGAAGAGGTCCGCGATCCCTCGCGCATCCCCGAGGTGCTGAACCGGGTGATCATGCAGGCCTGGCGCAACAGCGCCCCCGCGCAGATGAACATTCCGCGCGACATGTGGACCCAGGTCATCGATGTCGAACTGCCCCAGGTGGTCAGCTTCGAACGTCCCGCGGGGGGCGAGACCGCCGTCTCCGAGGCCGCCAAGCTGCTGTCGGAAGCCAAGTTCCCGGTGATCCTCTCGGGCGCGGGCGTGGTCCTCTCGGGCGCCATTCCCGATCTGGTCAAGCTGGCCGAGCGTCTGGATGCGCCGGTCTGCTCGAACTATCAGCACAATGACAGCTTCCCCGGCAGCCACCCGCTGGCCATGGGCCCGCTGGGATACAACGGCAGCAAGGCCGGCATGGAGATCATCGCCAAGGCCGATGTGGTGCTGGCCCTTGGCACCCGGCTGAACCCCTTCTCGACCCTGCCCGGCTATGGGATCGACTATTGGCCCAAGGACGCCAAGATCATCCAGGTCGATATCAATGCCGACCGCATCGGCCTGACCAAGAAGGTCACCGTCGGCATTCAGGGCGATGCCGCCAAGGTCGCGCGCGGGATCATGTCGCAACTGGCCCCGACGGCCGGAGATGACGGTCGTCAGGAACGCCGCGATCTGGTCGCCCAGACCAAATCGCGTTGGGCGCAGGAACTGTCCAGTCTGGATCACGAGGATGACGATCCCGGCACCGAATGGAATGCCGGCGCGCGCGAGCGTGACAAGGATCTGATGTCGCCCCGTCAGGCCTGGCGCGCCATCATGCAGGCGGTCCCGAAAGAGGCCATCGTCAGCAGCGACATCGGCAACAACTGCGCCATCGGCAATGCCTATCCCAGCTTCGAGGCCGGCCGGAAATATCTGGCCCCGGGCCTGTTCGGTCCCTGCGGCTATGGCTTCCCGGCCATTCTGGGTGCCAAGATCGGCAATCCCGACACGCCGGTGATCGGCTTTGCCGGCGACGGGGCCTTCGGGATCTCGATGAACGAGATGACCGCCTGCGGCCGCGACGACTGGCCCGCCATCACCATGGTGATCTTCCGCAACTATCAATGGGGTGCGGAAAAGCGCAACACGACCTTGTGGTATGACAACAACTTCGTGGGCACCGAACTGGACCGCGACACCTCCTATGCCGGCATCGCCAGGGCCTGCGGCGTGAATGGCGTGCAGGTGCGTGGCGCCGAAGAGCTGACCCATGCCCTGCATGAGGCAGTCGAACGCCAGATGAAGGAAGGCCAGACCACCTTCATCGAGGTGCTGCTGAACCAGGAGCTGGGCGAGCCCTTCCGTCGCGACGCAATGAAGAAACCCGTCGTCGTCGCTGGCATCGACCCCGCCGACATGCGCCCCCAGAAGGGCGCAGCCTGA
- a CDS encoding GMC family oxidoreductase, with translation MQEKCELLDCNLWGRKELETDYLVVGGGSAGCAIANRLSADADVTVTLLEAGSWDWNPWIHVPVGYFKTMNNPSVDWCYRTEPDPGLNGRQLDWPRGKVMGGSSSLNGLLYVRGQPEDYDRWAQMGFSGWSWEDVLPLFKRAENQERGEDPYHGTGGPLNVSDMRLSRPICDAWVSAAQAAGYPYNPDYNGATQEGVGYFQLTTRKGRRCSAAVAYIHPIRKRPNLRIITRAATRRVVIENGRAVAVEYTDRSGKLQKINVRGEVILSAGAIGSPQILMLSGIGEAAHLAEHGIPVVADLPGVGQGLQDHLQARLVYTCNEPTLNDEVRKLWQQARIALKYAMFRSGPMSMAASLATGFMRTNDRVATPDIQFHVQPWSADSPTEGVHPFSAFTMSVCQLRPESRGRIRLKSSDPTVYPAIHPNYLATETDCQTIVEGVKIARRIAKERPLAGKITGEMRPGPEADDDASLLDWVRNSAGTIFHPTGTAAMGPVLDERLRVKGVRGLRVADCSIMPEIVSGNTNAPAIMIGEKAADLLREDRRRGA, from the coding sequence ATGCAAGAGAAATGTGAACTTCTCGATTGCAATCTTTGGGGGAGGAAAGAATTGGAAACCGACTATCTTGTCGTGGGCGGCGGCTCTGCAGGCTGCGCGATCGCCAACCGACTTTCTGCCGATGCCGACGTGACAGTGACCCTGCTCGAAGCCGGGTCCTGGGACTGGAACCCGTGGATTCATGTTCCGGTCGGCTATTTCAAGACAATGAACAATCCATCCGTGGATTGGTGCTATCGGACCGAACCGGATCCCGGGCTGAACGGGCGACAGCTGGACTGGCCGCGCGGCAAGGTCATGGGCGGCTCCTCCTCGCTGAACGGCCTGCTATACGTGCGCGGACAGCCCGAGGATTATGACCGTTGGGCACAGATGGGCTTCTCGGGCTGGTCCTGGGAAGATGTGTTGCCGCTGTTCAAACGTGCCGAGAATCAGGAACGCGGTGAAGATCCCTATCACGGCACAGGCGGGCCGCTGAATGTCTCGGACATGCGCCTGTCTCGGCCGATCTGCGACGCCTGGGTCTCGGCTGCACAGGCGGCAGGCTATCCCTATAACCCCGATTACAATGGCGCCACGCAGGAAGGCGTCGGCTATTTCCAGCTGACCACCCGCAAGGGCCGCCGTTGTTCCGCCGCGGTGGCCTATATCCACCCGATTCGCAAACGTCCGAATCTGCGCATCATCACCCGCGCGGCCACCCGTCGCGTGGTGATCGAGAATGGCCGTGCCGTGGCCGTCGAATATACTGACCGTTCGGGAAAACTGCAGAAAATCAACGTGCGGGGCGAAGTGATCCTGTCTGCGGGGGCCATCGGCAGCCCGCAGATCCTGATGCTTTCAGGCATTGGCGAGGCCGCGCATCTGGCGGAACATGGCATTCCCGTCGTCGCCGATCTGCCCGGCGTGGGACAGGGTCTGCAGGACCATCTTCAGGCCCGGCTGGTCTATACCTGCAACGAACCGACCCTGAATGACGAGGTCCGCAAGCTGTGGCAACAGGCCCGGATCGCGCTGAAATACGCAATGTTCCGCTCGGGTCCGATGAGCATGGCCGCCAGCCTTGCCACGGGTTTCATGCGCACCAATGATCGGGTCGCAACCCCCGATATCCAGTTCCATGTGCAGCCCTGGTCTGCCGACAGCCCCACCGAAGGCGTCCACCCCTTTTCGGCCTTCACCATGTCGGTCTGCCAACTGCGTCCGGAAAGCCGTGGCCGCATTCGCCTGAAATCCTCGGATCCCACCGTCTATCCGGCGATTCACCCGAATTACCTGGCCACGGAAACCGACTGTCAGACCATCGTTGAAGGCGTCAAGATCGCCCGGAGAATCGCCAAGGAACGCCCTCTGGCCGGCAAGATCACCGGCGAAATGCGCCCGGGCCCCGAGGCCGATGACGATGCCTCGCTGCTGGATTGGGTGCGAAATTCGGCCGGCACGATCTTTCATCCAACCGGCACCGCTGCGATGGGGCCGGTTCTGGACGAGCGTCTGCGCGTCAAGGGCGTCCGCGGCCTGCGGGTCGCCGACTGCTCGATCATGCCCGAGATCGTCTCGGGCAATACCAACGCCCCTGCGATCATGATCGGCGAGAAGGCCGCCGATCTGCTGCGCGAAGATCGCAGGCGCGGAGCCTGA
- a CDS encoding TRAP transporter substrate-binding protein — MVARLDKAGAVSRRDLLRVAGRFGMTSTAMAFAGAAGLLTTAELAAAAQSTYEKRFSKKAKYTFKMGASGFNARNLLIERAGFLEFARDLEERTDGEIRIEFIGDNQICGQLDCVEKTQLGVVEFFAASTQNSAGVAPYYNVLDFAYMFPTRASQYHFLYSPESQRILRDPLEKRHGIKFLFSHCELRGIQLGLKWKDKPLVTSVDDLAGTKNRVTGTQLGRIAMQLLNLNPVPIAWEETIDGLKQGLLDGAETWASAVAYANMAPVVSQSVDLRFFCGTEHCAMSSKVFDSLEPHLQDAVMESAYLAQVQAQAANEAALIKTVGFSDPQMPGTVFAENGVRCAFLSDEERKKAEEMCSPKFNPDPWSKWRERLMQWSGGIDTYEEIYRIAREIPADTKPEDVEARRWWRSA, encoded by the coding sequence ATGGTGGCAAGACTGGACAAGGCTGGTGCCGTATCGCGTCGCGATCTTTTGCGCGTGGCGGGACGGTTCGGGATGACCTCGACGGCAATGGCATTCGCCGGCGCGGCAGGTCTGCTGACGACCGCAGAGTTGGCGGCTGCGGCACAATCGACCTATGAAAAGCGGTTTTCGAAAAAGGCGAAATACACCTTCAAGATGGGGGCTTCGGGTTTCAACGCCCGCAATCTGCTGATCGAGCGCGCGGGCTTTCTGGAGTTCGCACGTGACCTGGAAGAACGCACCGACGGAGAAATCCGGATCGAGTTCATCGGCGACAACCAGATCTGCGGTCAGTTGGATTGCGTTGAAAAGACCCAGCTCGGCGTCGTTGAGTTCTTTGCGGCCTCGACCCAGAACTCGGCGGGTGTGGCACCCTATTACAACGTGCTGGACTTTGCCTACATGTTCCCGACGCGGGCTTCGCAGTATCATTTCCTTTACAGTCCCGAAAGCCAGCGCATCCTGCGTGATCCGCTGGAAAAACGCCATGGAATCAAGTTCCTGTTCTCGCATTGCGAGTTGCGCGGCATTCAGTTGGGGTTGAAATGGAAGGACAAGCCGCTTGTCACCAGCGTCGATGATCTGGCGGGCACGAAGAACCGCGTGACGGGCACCCAGCTTGGCCGGATCGCGATGCAGCTACTCAATCTGAACCCGGTTCCGATCGCCTGGGAGGAAACGATTGACGGGCTGAAGCAGGGACTGCTGGACGGTGCCGAGACATGGGCCTCGGCCGTGGCCTATGCCAATATGGCACCGGTGGTCAGCCAGTCGGTGGATCTGCGCTTTTTCTGCGGCACCGAACATTGCGCCATGTCGTCCAAGGTCTTCGATTCACTTGAACCACATCTGCAGGATGCGGTGATGGAATCGGCCTATCTGGCGCAGGTCCAGGCCCAGGCGGCCAATGAAGCCGCACTGATCAAGACAGTTGGCTTCTCGGACCCGCAGATGCCCGGAACCGTCTTTGCCGAAAACGGCGTGCGCTGTGCCTTCCTGTCAGATGAGGAACGCAAGAAGGCCGAAGAGATGTGTTCGCCGAAATTCAATCCCGATCCCTGGAGCAAGTGGCGCGAGCGGTTGATGCAGTGGTCCGGCGGGATCGATACCTATGAGGAAATCTATCGTATCGCGCGCGAGATCCCGGCAGATACAAAGCCCGAGGATGTCGAGGCGCGTCGCTGGTGGCGTTCGGCCTGA